Proteins encoded within one genomic window of Cellulomonas xiejunii:
- the murJ gene encoding murein biosynthesis integral membrane protein MurJ, translating to MTSAGVRRGVQGLLGAAAMIAVITVLSRLLGLVRVLVQGYNVGAGEIANAYNSANMLPNILFETAAGGALAGAVIPLLAAPVAAMDRERVGRIASAAMGWTLLVLLPLGLLLAAAAGPIGAFLGKGDPAVAAMARYFVLVFSLQVPMYGIAVLLYAVLQAHRRFFWPAFAPVLNSAVVIVAYAVYGSMAQGETSSPAELTAGALEVLAWGTTAGVAAMLLPVVGPVRRLGVRLRPTLRFPADSGGRFRALALAGIGSVAAQQLSAAVVLWLANKRLPGDFEGYTTYLYAQQVYLLPYAVLVVPLATSTFPRIATYAATADTVRLARVSAVTTRAVLAASALGTAAVLAGGPALARVFAWLAEKDDLAAQAAVAGGMTSTLTAMAPGVLGLAVVFHVSRTLYAVERSRVAIAVNAVAWSAVTVATLVAVLTVPPGTGVFARLGLGTTIGMTVGGAVAFAVLARTLGTPALAGLTRTVVVVLAGAASGALLGRLVADSVLAVVGDDALTAVAAAAGGAVVAAGVVACAVALLDRSTLVGVLRAESAPALPR from the coding sequence GTGACGAGCGCCGGCGTGCGGCGCGGGGTGCAGGGGCTCCTCGGCGCGGCGGCCATGATCGCCGTCATCACCGTGCTGTCACGGCTGCTCGGCCTCGTCCGGGTCCTCGTGCAGGGGTACAACGTGGGCGCCGGCGAGATCGCCAATGCCTACAACTCCGCCAACATGCTGCCGAACATCCTGTTCGAGACGGCTGCCGGCGGGGCTCTGGCCGGTGCCGTCATCCCGCTGCTCGCCGCGCCGGTCGCCGCCATGGACCGCGAGCGGGTCGGCAGGATCGCCTCGGCGGCAATGGGCTGGACGCTGCTGGTGCTGCTCCCGCTCGGCCTGCTGCTGGCGGCCGCGGCGGGTCCGATCGGCGCGTTCCTCGGCAAGGGCGACCCTGCCGTAGCCGCCATGGCGCGGTACTTCGTCCTGGTGTTCTCGCTGCAGGTGCCGATGTACGGCATCGCCGTCCTGCTGTACGCCGTCCTGCAGGCGCACCGTCGGTTCTTCTGGCCGGCCTTCGCACCGGTGCTCAACTCCGCCGTGGTGATCGTCGCGTACGCCGTGTACGGCTCGATGGCGCAGGGGGAGACCTCGTCGCCGGCGGAGCTCACGGCCGGCGCGCTCGAGGTGCTCGCGTGGGGGACCACCGCGGGTGTCGCGGCCATGCTGCTGCCGGTCGTGGGGCCGGTGCGACGCCTCGGTGTCCGGCTGCGTCCGACGCTGCGTTTCCCCGCTGACAGCGGGGGCCGGTTCCGTGCGCTCGCGCTCGCGGGGATCGGGTCCGTCGCGGCCCAGCAGCTCTCGGCGGCGGTCGTGCTGTGGCTCGCGAACAAGCGGCTGCCAGGCGACTTCGAGGGCTACACCACGTACCTGTACGCGCAGCAGGTCTACCTGCTGCCGTACGCCGTGCTGGTCGTCCCGCTCGCGACCTCGACCTTCCCCCGGATCGCCACCTACGCGGCCACCGCAGACACCGTGCGCCTCGCGCGGGTCTCGGCCGTCACGACGCGCGCGGTGCTGGCCGCCAGTGCGCTGGGGACGGCTGCCGTGCTCGCGGGCGGACCTGCACTGGCCCGCGTGTTCGCGTGGCTCGCCGAGAAGGACGACCTCGCCGCCCAGGCGGCCGTCGCCGGGGGCATGACGTCCACCCTGACGGCGATGGCCCCCGGAGTCCTCGGGCTCGCCGTCGTCTTCCACGTGTCGCGCACGCTGTACGCGGTGGAGCGTTCCCGCGTCGCCATCGCGGTCAACGCGGTGGCCTGGAGCGCCGTGACGGTGGCGACCCTCGTCGCCGTCCTGACCGTGCCCCCGGGTACCGGCGTGTTCGCGCGGCTCGGACTGGGCACCACGATCGGCATGACCGTCGGTGGAGCCGTGGCGTTCGCGGTGCTGGCCCGCACCCTCGGGACGCCGGCGCTGGCGGGCCTGACGCGGACCGTGGTGGTCGTGCTCGCGGGCGCCGCGTCCGGAGCGCTGCTCGGGCGGCTCGTGGCCGACAGCGTGCTCGCGGTGGTGGGGGACGACGCCCTCACCGCGGTGGCCGCGGCAGCCGGCGGTGCGGTCGTCGCGGCCGGGGTCGTCGCCTGCGCGGTGGCGCTCCTGGACCGGTCGACCCTGGTGGGTGTGCTCCGCGCGGAGAGCGCGCCTGCCCTCCCGCGCTGA